A single region of the Bacteroidales bacterium genome encodes:
- a CDS encoding polysaccharide biosynthesis/export family protein, translated as MKRTPDMLKKAGLVLFLAAILLSSCVPMKRIRYLQDPKEFKMAKADFKKPEAIEYLVHKGDNLYVKVKSLDEKTNFFYESGAINNYYDEAGIYLNSYTVNDSGYVEFPLIGKVMVDNFTTEQIRQKIQERVNEYVKNTIVIVKLANFHVSMLGEFKNPGKYVVYQDKINIFEAIAMAGDMTDFAKRNKVLLVRQSEKGVKTYRINLNDYSILESDYYYIMPNDLVYVESLKGKQFAFSEFPYTLIFTTISTTLLLINYFSK; from the coding sequence ATGAAAAGAACACCGGATATGTTAAAAAAAGCAGGATTAGTACTCTTTTTAGCAGCAATCCTCCTGTCGTCATGCGTACCGATGAAACGTATCCGATATCTGCAGGACCCCAAGGAATTTAAAATGGCCAAAGCTGATTTTAAGAAACCCGAAGCCATAGAATATCTTGTTCACAAGGGAGATAATCTCTATGTCAAGGTTAAAAGCCTCGATGAAAAAACTAATTTCTTCTATGAATCGGGTGCAATTAACAATTATTATGACGAAGCAGGTATTTACCTGAATAGTTATACCGTCAATGACTCGGGTTACGTTGAGTTTCCCCTTATCGGAAAAGTAATGGTCGATAATTTCACTACCGAACAAATACGCCAGAAAATCCAGGAGAGGGTGAATGAATATGTCAAAAATACTATCGTAATTGTTAAGCTGGCTAATTTTCATGTTTCGATGTTAGGTGAATTTAAAAATCCGGGAAAATATGTGGTTTACCAGGATAAAATAAATATTTTCGAAGCCATTGCCATGGCAGGAGATATGACTGATTTCGCCAAAAGAAACAAGGTGCTGCTTGTACGCCAGAGTGAGAAAGGGGTTAAAACCTACCGGATTAACCTGAACGATTATAGTATCCTGGAATCGGATTATTATTACATCATGCCTAACGACCTGGTCTATGTTGAATCGCTTAAGGGTAAACAATTTGCTTTCAGTGAGTT